In the genome of Candidatus Hydrogenedentota bacterium, one region contains:
- a CDS encoding Gfo/Idh/MocA family oxidoreductase yields the protein MNVAILGCGGMGRLHAQMASNCGLRITVCADKVAAAATALAKDFDAKAMNDPMAAVKAKNVDIVVITTPTPTHKNLVKAAAAAGKHIFCEKPFGRTVAECKQSIAAAEKAGVKLFVGHVVRYFQEFEEMRRQMESGAIGKPGWIKMFRGGIFPGTPGSWFRDYAQSGGVTLDSMIHDLDWLRYAFGEPERLFCQALRRKEPVQLDYSQVTLRMENGMIATVIGTWAHPTGFRVKVEICGESGMIEFDSNEAPFSAQAREAAAGPSMIVPSNPVSVSPYQLEWEDFLGWIRGESMPRVCPEDGLRAVMIAEAALKSARLRQPVNL from the coding sequence ATGAATGTTGCAATCCTCGGATGTGGCGGCATGGGCCGGCTCCACGCACAAATGGCAAGCAATTGCGGCCTTCGTATCACGGTCTGTGCCGACAAGGTCGCTGCTGCTGCGACCGCCTTGGCGAAGGACTTCGACGCGAAAGCCATGAACGATCCCATGGCTGCGGTGAAGGCGAAGAATGTGGATATTGTGGTGATCACGACGCCGACGCCGACCCACAAGAATTTGGTGAAAGCGGCTGCCGCTGCCGGTAAGCATATCTTTTGTGAGAAGCCTTTCGGGCGTACCGTGGCAGAGTGCAAGCAGTCCATTGCTGCGGCGGAAAAGGCAGGTGTCAAGCTTTTTGTAGGTCACGTGGTGCGCTATTTCCAAGAGTTTGAAGAAATGCGCAGACAGATGGAAAGCGGCGCTATTGGAAAACCGGGCTGGATCAAGATGTTCCGCGGCGGGATTTTCCCCGGCACGCCCGGCAGTTGGTTTCGTGATTATGCGCAAAGCGGCGGGGTAACCCTTGATTCCATGATCCATGATCTGGATTGGCTCCGCTACGCCTTTGGCGAGCCGGAACGCCTCTTTTGCCAAGCACTGCGTCGGAAGGAACCGGTGCAGTTAGATTATTCGCAAGTGACGTTGCGTATGGAAAACGGTATGATCGCTACGGTCATCGGTACGTGGGCGCATCCGACCGGCTTCCGGGTCAAGGTGGAAATTTGCGGCGAATCGGGCATGATCGAATTCGACAGCAACGAAGCTCCCTTCAGCGCGCAGGCGCGGGAAGCGGCGGCGGGCCCGAGTATGATCGTCCCGTCAAATCCTGTTTCGGTGAGCCCCTATCAGCTGGAATGGGAAGATTTCCTCGGCTGGATACGGGGTGAATCCATGCCCCGTGTCTGTCCGGAAGATGGATTGCGTGCTGTTATGATTGCAGAAGCGGCTCTGAAATCCGCAAGGCTGCGGCAACCGGTCAACCTTTGA
- a CDS encoding sugar phosphate isomerase/epimerase — protein MLTGINQWAFPKDMPVLEAMQIASRLGFQSFEVCVGTDGPLSLDISESEAAALRREAEGLGLELATVGTGLGWEYPLSAPDPAIREKGVALMERALTAAHRLGAHTVLTVPGIVSAEVSYDLALENILDSVQKLVPRAEALKVGIGIENVWNKLLLSPVELRDFIDQCESEYVGAYIDTGNIILYGYPEQYLRILGRRVRAVHAKDFRASAGNFDGFVMLMEGDVNWPAVVDALSEIGFDGALTAEYGPYTHSLEVMLRHVHTSLEAIIALQS, from the coding sequence ATGCTTACAGGAATCAATCAGTGGGCGTTCCCCAAAGATATGCCGGTTTTGGAAGCCATGCAAATTGCGTCGCGCCTCGGCTTTCAATCGTTTGAGGTGTGTGTGGGTACTGACGGTCCCTTGTCTTTGGATATCAGCGAAAGCGAGGCGGCGGCGCTGCGCCGAGAAGCGGAAGGACTTGGACTCGAACTCGCGACAGTGGGCACGGGGTTGGGCTGGGAATATCCTCTGAGCGCGCCCGATCCCGCTATTCGGGAAAAGGGTGTGGCGTTGATGGAGCGCGCCCTCACGGCAGCGCATCGGCTGGGCGCCCATACGGTACTCACGGTGCCGGGCATCGTTTCCGCTGAGGTCTCCTATGATCTTGCGTTGGAAAATATTTTAGACTCGGTACAGAAGCTTGTGCCAAGGGCGGAAGCGCTGAAAGTGGGGATCGGCATTGAAAACGTGTGGAACAAACTTCTCTTGAGCCCCGTGGAGCTGCGCGACTTCATCGACCAATGCGAAAGTGAGTATGTGGGGGCGTACATCGATACGGGCAATATCATTCTTTACGGTTATCCCGAACAGTATTTGCGTATCCTTGGCCGCCGTGTGCGCGCTGTTCACGCGAAAGACTTCCGTGCGTCGGCGGGCAACTTCGACGGTTTTGTCATGCTCATGGAAGGGGATGTCAACTGGCCTGCCGTGGTGGACGCCTTATCCGAAATTGGATTTGACGGCGCTCTTACCGCGGAATATGGTCCCTATACGCATAGTCTGGAAGTGATGCTTCGCCACGTACACACGTCGCTTGAAGCCATTATCGCTCTTCAATCATAA
- a CDS encoding response regulator transcription factor → MLRKDEIVILVVGKPGSSRSALCKALQQEGYQTKSLATGTEALDYIFDKPPQLILLDWTLQDMSGADFYKQLNEDRNIALLPLIIHTSRSKEEDIIAGLRAGADDFIAGPISDALLAARVHALLRRSLYDMVNEQIPLRFGALEIHPGRREVTVNGKVIRLTASEYSILYLLARRPGWIFTRERIVNVVRGSHYTVTERAVDVQIFGLRKKLGKVSACVQTVHGVGYRFSDLAEDAK, encoded by the coding sequence GTGCTTCGAAAAGATGAAATCGTAATCTTGGTGGTCGGCAAACCCGGATCCTCACGCAGTGCCCTTTGCAAGGCGCTGCAACAGGAAGGCTATCAAACGAAAAGCCTGGCGACCGGCACCGAAGCACTCGACTATATCTTTGATAAACCGCCCCAACTCATACTCCTGGATTGGACCTTACAGGACATGTCCGGCGCTGATTTCTACAAGCAACTTAATGAAGACAGAAACATCGCGCTGCTGCCGCTGATCATACACACCTCCCGCAGCAAAGAGGAAGATATCATTGCCGGACTCAGAGCCGGCGCCGATGATTTTATCGCCGGACCTATCAGCGACGCCCTCCTCGCAGCACGGGTTCACGCGCTGCTGCGGCGCAGTCTCTATGACATGGTGAATGAACAAATACCCCTGCGCTTCGGGGCACTGGAGATCCATCCGGGACGCAGAGAAGTCACCGTTAACGGAAAAGTCATCCGCCTCACCGCTTCGGAATACTCTATTCTATATTTATTGGCGCGGCGGCCGGGCTGGATTTTCACACGGGAACGGATCGTGAATGTGGTGCGCGGAAGCCACTACACCGTGACCGAACGCGCCGTCGATGTACAGATCTTCGGACTGCGCAAGAAGCTGGGGAAAGTGAGCGCTTGCGTCCAGACCGTACACGGCGTGGGCTATCGCTTTAGTGATCTTGCTGAGGATGCCAAGTAA